In one Cronobacter dublinensis subsp. dublinensis LMG 23823 genomic region, the following are encoded:
- the rplK gene encoding 50S ribosomal protein L11, which produces MAKKVQAYVKLQVAAGMANPSPPVGPALGQQGVNIMEFCKAFNAKTDSMEKGLPIPVVITVYADRSFTFVTKTPPAAVLLKKAAGIKSGSGKPNKDKVGTITRAQLQEIAQTKAADMTGADIEAMTRSIEGTARSMGLVVED; this is translated from the coding sequence ATGGCCAAGAAAGTACAAGCCTACGTTAAGCTGCAGGTTGCAGCTGGTATGGCTAACCCGAGCCCGCCGGTCGGTCCGGCTCTGGGTCAGCAGGGTGTTAACATCATGGAATTCTGTAAAGCGTTCAACGCCAAAACGGATTCCATGGAAAAAGGTCTGCCGATTCCGGTTGTTATCACCGTTTACGCTGACCGTTCTTTCACCTTCGTTACCAAAACCCCGCCGGCAGCTGTACTGCTGAAAAAAGCGGCTGGTATCAAGTCTGGTTCCGGTAAGCCGAACAAAGACAAAGTGGGTACCATTACCCGCGCTCAGCTGCAGGAAATCGCACAGACCAAAGCTGCTGACATGACTGGCGCCGACATTGAAGCGATGACTCGCTCCATCGAAGGTACTGCACGTTCCATGGGCCTGGTAGTGGAGGACTAA